AGCTGGAGCGCGAACAGCGAGCCGTCCTGGCACGGCTCGGGCTGCCCACGTACGAACTCCCCCTGATCGGTGAGGGGATGGACCTCGCCGGTCTGTACCGCCTGGCGGGGGAGCTACGGAATCTTGGGGAGGTCTGATGACTCTGGACCCGGCAGTGGCCCCGCTCGAAGTCGATCCGCTGCTCGACGACCCGCAGACGCGCATCATCGTGTGCTGCGGCTCCGGCGGCGTGGGCAAGACGACGACGGCGGCGGCTCTCGGCGTACGGGCCGCGGAGCGCGGCCGCAAGGTGGTCGTGCTGACCATCGACCCGGCCCGCCGGCTCGCCCAGTCCATGGGCATCGACTCGCTCGACAACACCCCGCGGCAGGTCAAGGGCATCGAGGGAAGCGGTGAACTGCACGCGATGATGCTCGACATGAAGCGGACCTTCGACGAGATCGTCGAGGCGCACGCCGACCCGGACCGGGCCCGCGCCATCCTGGAGAACCCCTTCTACCAGTCCCTGTCGGCCGGTTTCGCGGGCACACAGGAGTACATGGCGATGGAGAAGCTGGGGCAGTTGCGGGCTCGCGACGAGTGGGACCTGATCGTCGTCGACACCCCGCCCTCGCGCTCCGCGCTGGACTTCCTGGACGCGCCGAAGCGGCTCGGCTCGTTCCTGGACGGGAAGTTCATCCGGCTGCTGATGGCTCCGGCGAAGATGGGCGGCCGGGCCGGCATGAAGTTCCTGAACGTCGGGATGTCGATGATGACCGGCACCCTCGGGAAGCTGCTCGGCGGCCAATTCCTGCGCGACGTGCAGACGTTCGTGGCGGCGATGGACACGATGTTCGGCGGTTTCCGTACGCGCGCCGACGCGACGTACCGACTGCTCCAGGCGCCCGGCACCGCGTTCCTCGTGGTCGCCGCGCCGGAGCGGGACGCGCTGCGCGAGGCGGCGTACTTCGTGGAACGGCTGGCCGCGGAGGGGATGCCGCTCGCCGGTCTCGTCCTCAACCGGGTGCACGGCAGCGGCGCCGCGCGGCTGTCGGCGGAGCGGGCGCGGGCCGCCGCGGAAAATCTTGAAGAGGGTCGCATTGTGGATCAGGGCCGCGGGAAGGATGGAGTTCGTGAGGCCGCCGCCCCCGCGGGCTCATCTCCCGACGCCCCCCAAGCCCCAGATGCATCCCGTACGCCCGAGCCGCACGAGGAATCGCAGACGTCCGACCCCCCGAATTCCGAACCGCCGTCGGTCAATCAGCTGACGGCCGGTCTGCTGCGCCTGCACGCGGAACGTATGCAGGTGCTCAAGCGTGAGCAGCGCACGCGTGACCGCTTCACCGCGCTCCACCCCGAGGTGCCCGTGGCCGAGGTCGCGGCCCTGCCCGGCGATGTGCACGACCTCGCCGGGCTCCGGACCATCGGCGTCCGCCTCGCGGGCGAGGACCCGGTGCCCGGGACCCCGTAGCCGACGGTGTGTTGGCCAACGGCATGTTGACCTGACCGACGGCGCGTGACCGAAGCCGTGCGACCGGCCCCTTGACGAGTGGCCGTGCCCGACCGGTCCTTTGGCGAGCGGCCGTACGCGACCGGCGCACTGACGAGTCGCCGTGCGCGGGTGGTCGAGCGCCGGTGGCCGAGCGCCGGTGGCCGAGCGCGACCGGCCCCGTGGTGACCGGCGCGCTGACGACCCGTTACCCGCAGATGTCGGTGCGCGCGTTCGCCGCGCGCGCTTCGTACGGCGGCCTACCCCACCGCCGCCCATGTCTCGTCGATGACGCCGACGTAATGGCCCGAGCCGTACGTCTCGTCGTCGTCCTCAAGGCCGGCGGGCAGAATGCCCGCGCTGCGCTCGTACTCGGTGCGTGCGGTTTCGAGCAGCCGTCGCCAAGAGGTGACAGTGGGGCGTCTGCGCAGCAATGCGCGTCGCTCCCGCTCGGTCATTCCACCCCACACGCCGAATTCGACGCGGTTGTCCAGCGCGTCGGCCAGGCACTCCGTCCGCACCGGACATCCGGTGCACACCGCCTTGGCCCTGTTCTGCGCTGCGCCCTGTACGAACAATTCATCCGGATCGGTAGTGCGGCATGCTGCTTGCGCACTCCAGTCGGTTACCCAGCCCATCCCGGCGCCGTCCTCTCCCGAATCGAGGCTCCCCCACGGCGGAAGCGGCATATTCACCGCTGCCAGTTGAGGACGTTACGGAAGGTGGGCACAGCGCAACACCCCCTTCGGGCCCAGTCTTGAATGGCCCGAACGGACTATGCGTACGCGGCAGATCACCCAGGGGAGTGACCCGAGGACATCCGCGACGAATCCCGACAGGTCGGGATGTTTCAGTTGAGCCACAACGGGCGTCAGATGACGTAAGAGGCGGAATCGGACAGGGCTTCCAACGCGTCGGCGGCGGAACGTGGTTCGCCGGATGTTCACGTCGAGGACTTGATACGAAACCGCACTGCTGTGACAGTTGAGTGCAGCTTAGGCCAGAGCCTTTATGTGTGTCCGGCGAATGACAACGTAGGCTGCTGGCATGCCAAAGAAGCGCTCCGGCGGCGGTCTGACCGGGACCCAGCAGGCCGCCAAGTTCCTCGGTGTCAGTGTGCTCGCGGGAGCCGTGCTGGCGGGAATCGCCTTGCCCGCCTTCGGAGTTCTGGGCCTGGCGGCCAAGGGCACGGTCGAGGGATTCGACGAGATCCCGGCCAATCTCAAGACGCCGCCGCTCAGTCAGCGCACCACCATCCTGGACAAGGACGGTGACCAGATCGCCACCGTCTACTCACGTGACCGCACGGTCGTCCCGCTGACCGACATCTCGCCGTACATGCAGAAGGCGATCGTCGCGATCGAGGACTCGCGCTTCTACGAGCACGGGGCGGTCGACCTCAAGGGCGTTCTGCGCGCGGCCAATCGCAACGCGCAGTCGGGCGGCGTCTCCCAGGGCGCGTCGACCCTCACCCAGCAGTACGTGAAGAACGTCTTCGTCGAGGAGGCGGGTGACGACCCCGACAAGGTCGCCCAGGCCACCCAGCAGACCATCGGCCGCAAGATCCGCGAGCTCAAGTTCGCGATCCAGGTCGAGGAGGAGCTGGGCAAGAAGAAGATCCTCGAGAACTACCTGAACATCACCTTCTTCGGACAGCAGGCGTACGGCGTCGAGGCCGCCTCGCACCGCTACTTCTCCAAGTCGGCGAAGGATCTGAAGCTGGAGGAGGCGGCGCTGCTCGCGGGCCTCGTCCAGTCGCCGAGCCGGTACGACCCGGTGAACGACACGGAGGAGGCGACCAAGCGTCGCAACACCGTGATCCAGCGCATGGCCGACGTGAAGGACATCTCGCAGGCCGAGGCGGACCGCGCCAAGAAGTCCGAGATCAATCTGAAGGTGAGCCGTCCCAAGAACGGCTGCATCACGGCGGTCAAGGGCGCGGGCTTCTTCTGCGACTACGTACGGAAGGTGTTCCTGACCGACCCCTCCTTCGGCAAGACGCAGGAGGACCGGGCCAAGATCTGGAACCAGGGCGGTCTGACCGTCCGGACGACGCTCGACCCGCAGGCGCAGGAATCGGCGCAGGAATCGATCAAGAAGCACGTCTACAAGTCGGACGAGGTCGCCACCGCCCTGTCGATCGTCGAGCCGGGCACCGGCAAGATCCTGGCCATGGGGCAGTCGCGGCCGTACGGCGGCGGCAAGAACGAGACCTACATCAACCTTTCGGTCGACGAGGACATGGGCGGCGGCGCCGGCTACCAGCCGGGATCGACCTTCAAGCCGATCGTCGCGGCGGCGGCCCTGGAGCAGGGCATCCAGCCGACGCAGTCGTACCCCTCGCCGTACCAGATGGACTACCCGAGCCCCGTACAGACCTGTAAGGGCCCGTGGACGGACCAGGGTGTCCCGGTCGAGAACGAGAACGAGACCGAGGTCGGCCCGTACGGCATGAAGGAAGCGACCGCCAAGTCGGTCAACACCTACTACGTACAGCTGATCAGCCAGATCGGCGTCTGC
This window of the Streptomyces niveus genome carries:
- a CDS encoding ArsA family ATPase encodes the protein MTLDPAVAPLEVDPLLDDPQTRIIVCCGSGGVGKTTTAAALGVRAAERGRKVVVLTIDPARRLAQSMGIDSLDNTPRQVKGIEGSGELHAMMLDMKRTFDEIVEAHADPDRARAILENPFYQSLSAGFAGTQEYMAMEKLGQLRARDEWDLIVVDTPPSRSALDFLDAPKRLGSFLDGKFIRLLMAPAKMGGRAGMKFLNVGMSMMTGTLGKLLGGQFLRDVQTFVAAMDTMFGGFRTRADATYRLLQAPGTAFLVVAAPERDALREAAYFVERLAAEGMPLAGLVLNRVHGSGAARLSAERARAAAENLEEGRIVDQGRGKDGVREAAAPAGSSPDAPQAPDASRTPEPHEESQTSDPPNSEPPSVNQLTAGLLRLHAERMQVLKREQRTRDRFTALHPEVPVAEVAALPGDVHDLAGLRTIGVRLAGEDPVPGTP
- a CDS encoding WhiB family transcriptional regulator, yielding MGWVTDWSAQAACRTTDPDELFVQGAAQNRAKAVCTGCPVRTECLADALDNRVEFGVWGGMTERERRALLRRRPTVTSWRRLLETARTEYERSAGILPAGLEDDDETYGSGHYVGVIDETWAAVG
- a CDS encoding transglycosylase domain-containing protein, with the translated sequence MPKKRSGGGLTGTQQAAKFLGVSVLAGAVLAGIALPAFGVLGLAAKGTVEGFDEIPANLKTPPLSQRTTILDKDGDQIATVYSRDRTVVPLTDISPYMQKAIVAIEDSRFYEHGAVDLKGVLRAANRNAQSGGVSQGASTLTQQYVKNVFVEEAGDDPDKVAQATQQTIGRKIRELKFAIQVEEELGKKKILENYLNITFFGQQAYGVEAASHRYFSKSAKDLKLEEAALLAGLVQSPSRYDPVNDTEEATKRRNTVIQRMADVKDISQAEADRAKKSEINLKVSRPKNGCITAVKGAGFFCDYVRKVFLTDPSFGKTQEDRAKIWNQGGLTVRTTLDPQAQESAQESIKKHVYKSDEVATALSIVEPGTGKILAMGQSRPYGGGKNETYINLSVDEDMGGGAGYQPGSTFKPIVAAAALEQGIQPTQSYPSPYQMDYPSPVQTCKGPWTDQGVPVENENETEVGPYGMKEATAKSVNTYYVQLISQIGVCPVTELSRKMGIERANGKPIEQLPSITLGTQEMSPLTMASGYATFANRGTYCTPVAIESITGPNGKEMDVPKTACSRAMSEKTADTINTLLAGVVEDGTGQEAGLGARPSAGKTGTTDFRLAAWFVGYTPNMAGAVWVGDPAHKKKMVDITIGGQYHDKVFGGAVPGPIWRDAMGGALDGREAPGFNTINIPDPEKDKDKGRDRPGDNGGGDNGGNDGDGDGGGDGDGGNGDQNPGQGPGRPGGGDNGGNGGNGGNPFPDFPGTIG